One stretch of Tribolium castaneum strain GA2 chromosome 5, icTriCast1.1, whole genome shotgun sequence DNA includes these proteins:
- the Set2 gene encoding histone-lysine N-methyltransferase SETD2, with protein MAPKKKRGGQNRVTFAPSKMSTRSGKKTATSPKTSKAKVPKMPKLATKATAKKGKAVPKAKKAAPKKTKIEVTSTDSEPLEMESEIDSKNNDEDLQPEPIEQVFLKMDDNFMETTEPEGEETETCEIREQLESLNVEEAHEPKPGNEEVNEHSSEESVVEEVIEIDGCGEYEYITEEFVPVVENAEVIIIDDEVEANNQVQEKPEQIISSEEKIQEMKLDETPQEEAKVDETKIVETPEQTKVEDKPAEETEIEDKLKEIEIETKLKKTVIEDKLEETKVEDKPEETKIDDKPEETKIDDKPEETKEQPMETVTEEAPEPEPENKTVPEEVKKVEEPKKRPDAPKTKKKVPKPKEPKKNPPKKKAAKPKPKKEPTDKTEEVRRSSRIKSINVLKQRSKGHGLVKSAKLPPDENKESATTQSSEEKSESATSLPATEADNKPVKVKSRWRRSSELEMNVLTPAAIVMETCGDSEKIAEANNLENKTKPTHDEEVTTRLKQFVHLKENLYLTDRMSCKEAKKMTCDCFLTPEEIERGELGCGEDCLNRLLMIECGGLCPVGDRCTNKKFQKSQFAPVEVFKTEKKGLGLRAAANIPYGEFILEYVGEVLDPEEFDNRADDYSNDKNKHYYFMSLRADAIIDATMKGNISRFINHSCDPNAETQKWTVNGELRIGFFSTRTILAGEEITFDYRFQRYGKEAQKCYCESSLCRGWLGEEPDDEDDEDEEDEEEEEAEETKDKVEEDKPEAEKIDSEAKETKSVEKVQKPPVKEKKKRSPRKKPRKELLEDLDQLDDEIDMLVTTGLKNQAHTLKLSRLMVRAKEPGQRAKLLRVLRRGELPCRRLFLDYHGLRLMHGYMTDAQDLAKTDKKYESLRLEMLQTLATLPIPNKTMLQDSKVLPTVEIWSSGKVNELPVDSDSSSPQTDQEPSQTPKEDDKKKEENVKEEEEVKDVKMDEDVEIRKSRGMEFQGSSENVGFTNTHGKELADEISSIFQEEDNTSSPTPPETKIVKPEVKSDEPNYQEEITALALKLLEEWSNLKEVFKIPKKERIEQMKEHEREANRGYIAGLGLEQDAEKKNESRYRILKRYRSIDKVDNSARKNIKLEDRTIANFPKLGKYERRKMFALQVEQREEERRRKQREMWRQHEQHCILLGTDPRLTAPFDPNRGYQCIWNPQIGQWQNYPIQNPNVIFNPQNPPVVSGMNNPNYPYLHPPGMIPNNVNPLHALPSLPYQEEVTKEEDYSQVKFMGPIPPPVKLPPKWKCAKDKYGRPYYYHIKIRKSQWEPPPFSQPQEEDLDDTSETSSSSDTSSLSSDTTSDESDSDDDLDDSKLLMQVKRQMEKQVKIALPAPVKTEEDEASPVVEDKEEETKLETQVCEENSEETPQVEENNDEKAQPGAKKRRTGLVQEIIISPRTEEDRLQFKEDLKRYKLNKEKLKREKEMIVQQTKKHAKEKRKSTIKLKMREMSDSNSETAKKVKEVFRSNMATVVVSVLNAYRKPDCKEGRITNTDDFKHLARKLTHFVMLKEMKHIEKIDDLVCTENVKAKAKEYIRKYMSKFGENYQKRNDEPDY; from the exons ATGGCACCGAAGAAGAAGCGTGGGGGGCAAAACCGAGTCACTTTTGCACCGAGTAAAATGTCAACAAGGTCTGGTAAAAAGACCGCTACAAGTCCAAAAACCAGCAAAGCAAAAGTGCCGAAAATGCCCAAATTGGCCACGAAGGCGACAGCTAAGAAGGGAAAAGCGGTCCCTAAAGCCAAAAAAGCTGCACcgaaaaaaaccaaaattgagGTTACGTCAACAGACTCTGAGCCACTCGAAATGGAGTCGGAAATTGATAGCAAAAACAACGATGAGGATTTACAACCAGAACCCATCGAGCAGGTTTTCCTCAAAATGGATGATAATTTCATGGAAACGACTGAACCAGAAGGTGAAGAAACTGAGACTTGTGAAATTAGAGAACAGCTCGAAAGTCTCAATGTGGAGGAGGCCCACGAACCCAAACCAGGGAATGAGGAGGTGAATGAGCATAGTAGTGAAGAAAGTGTGGTTGAAGAAGTAATAGAGATTGATGGGTGTGGAGAATATGAGTACATCACCGAGGAATTCGTCCCAGTTGTGGAAAACGCCGAAGTGATAATTATAGACGATGAAGTGGAGGCAAATAATCAAGTGCAAGAAAAGCCGGAACAAATAATAAGTTCCGaggaaaaaattcaagaaatgAAGCTTGACGAAACACCGCAAGAAGAGGCTAAAGTTGacgaaacaaaaattgtgGAGACACCTGAACAAACAAAAGTAGAGGATAAACCAGCCGAAGAAACAGAGATTGAAGATAAACTTAAAGAAATCGAGATTGAGACCAAACTGAAAAAAACCGTGATTGAGGATAAACTTGAGGAAACAAAGGTTGAGGATAAACCtgaagaaaccaaaatagACGATAAGCCTGAAGAAACCAAGATAGACGATAAACCTGAAGAAACGAAAGAACAACCAATGGAAACTGTAACAGAGGAGGCACCTGAACCTGAACCCGAAAATAAAACAGTTCCAGAGGAAGTTAAGAAAGTTGAAGAGCCCAAAAAACGCCCTGACGCCCCCAAAACGAAGAAGAAGGTCCCTAAGCCCAAAGAACCCAAGAAGAACCCTCCAAAAAAGAAAGCCGCGAAGCCCAAACCGAAAAAAGAACCCACCGATAAAACAGAAGAAGTGAGGCGTTCGAGTCGGATCAAGTCAATTAATGTCCTAAAGCAGCGCTCAAAAGGCCACGGTTTAGTAAAATCAGCCAAACTCCCCCCTGACGAAAACAAAGAATCAGCAACTACCCAGTCAAGTGAAGAAAAGTCCGAATCGGCCACTTCACTCCCAGCCACCGAAGCCGACAACAAACCAGTCAAAGTCAAATCTCGATGGAGGAGATCGAGCGAATTAGAAATGAACGTTCTTACACCGGCTGCGATTGTGATGGAGACTTGCGGAGACAGTGAAAAAATTGCAGAAGCcaataatttggaaaataaaacgaaaccAACTCACGACGAAGAAGTCACCACGCGATTGAAACAGTTTGTACATTTGAAGGAAAATCTCTATTTGACTGATCGCATGAGCTGCAAGGAGGCGAAGAAAATGACCTGTGATTGCTTCCTGACGCCGGAGGAGATTGAAAGGGGGGAATTGGGCTGTGGGGAAGATTGCTTAAATCGCTTACTAATGATAGAATG tgGGGGTTTATGCCCAGTTGGAGACAGatgtaccaataaaaaattccaaaaatcgCAGTTTGCCCCAGTTGAGGTTTTTAAAACCGAGAAGAAGGGACTGGGGTTGAGAGCTGCAGCCAACATTCCTTA tggTGAATTTATTCTGGAATATGTCGGCGAAGTATTGGACCCTGAAGAGTTTGATAACCGTGCCGACGACTATTCAAAcgataaaaacaaacattacTACTTCATGTCGTTACGAGCCGATGCGATAATAGACGCAACAATGAAAG gaaatatCTCACGTTTTATTAACCATTCCTGTGACCCAAACGCTGAAACTCAAAAATGGACTGTTAATGGCGAGTTACGTATCGGTTTTTTCAGCACACGTACGATCTTAGCGGGTGAAGAAATCACCTTTGATTACCGATTTCAACGTTATGG AAAAGAGGCGCAAAAGTGTTACTGCGAGTCGTCGCTTTGTCGCGGTTGGCTGGGTGAAGAACCGGACGATGAAGACGACGAAGACGAGGAGGACGAAGAAGAGGAAGAAGCTGAGGAAACTAAAGACAAAGTCGAGGAAGATAAACCAGAAGCTGAGAAAATCGACAGTGAAGCAAAAGAAACCAAGAGTGttgaaaaagtgcaaaaaccTCCAGTGAAAGAGAAGAAGAAGAGATCGCCACGGAAGAAACCGAGAAAAGAATTGTTGGAGGACCTAGAT CAACTGGACGACGAAATAGACATGTTGGTGACCACAGGGTTGAAGAATCAAGCTCACACTTTAAAACTGAGCAGATTGATGGTCAGAGCCAAGGAGCCCGGCCAACGGGCGAAGCTATTGAGAGTCTTAAGAAGGGGCGAATTACCATGCAGACGACTTTTCTTGGACTATCATGGGTTGAGACTCATGCATGGCTACATGACCGACGCCCAAGACCTGGCAAAGACTGACAAAAAATACGAATCACTCAGATTGGAGATGTTACAAACGTTAGCAACGCTGCCAATCCCCAACAAAACGATGCTGCAAGACAGTAAAGTGTTACCAACTGTTGAAATATGGTCCTCTGGTAAAGTTAACGAGTTGCCGGTGGATTCTGATAGTTCTTCGCCTCAAACCGATCAGGAGCCAAGTCAAACACCCAAAGAAGATGATaagaaaaaagaggaaaaTGTGAAGGAGGAAGAAGAAGTGAAAGATGTTAAAATGGATGAGGATGTGGAAATACGCAAGTCCAGAGGAATGGAATTCCAGGGTAGCTCGGAAAATGTGGGTTTTACGAACACACATGGGAAGGAATTAGCCGACGAAATTTCGAGCATTTTCCAAGAAGAAGACAATACTTCGTCACCCACACCACCGGAGACCAAAATCGTGAAACCCGAGGTGAAATCTGACGAGCCTAATTACCAGGAGGAGATCACAGCTTTGGCCTTAAAACTGTTGGAAGAGTGGTCCAACTTGAAGGAAGTCTTCAAAATTCCCAAAAAAGAACGAATCGAACAAATGAAAGAGCACGAACGTGAGGCCAACCGTGGCTACATCGCCGGTTTGGGGTTGGAACAAGACGCCGAAAAGAAAAACGAAAGTCGCTATCGGATTTTAAAACGGTACAGATCCATTGATAAAGTCGATAACAGCGCGCGAAAAAACATCAAACTGGAAGACCGGACGATAGCCAACTTCCCCAAATTGGGCAAATACGAGCGGAGGAAAATGTTTGCGTTGCAAGTGGAGCAAAGGGAGGAGGAGAGGCGGCGAAAACAGAGGGAGATGTGGAGGCAGCATGAGCAACACTGTATTCTCCTCGGGACGGATCCCCGCCTGACAGCCCCATTTGACCCCAACAGGGGGTACCAGTGCATATGGAACCCCCAAATCGGGCAATGGCAAAACTACCCCATCCAAAATCCCAATGTTATTTTCAACCCCCAAAATCCACCCGTTGTCTCAGGGATGAACAACCCGAATTATCCCTACTTGCACCCTCCGGGAATGATCCCGAACAACGTGAACCCGCTGCACGCACTACCCAGTCTTCCATACCAGGAGGAAGTGACCAAAGAGGAGGACTACTCACAAGTTAAGTTCATGGGACCCATTCCGCCCCCAGTCAAACTACCACCGAAATGGAAATGTGCCAAAGACAAGTACGGACGGCCTTATTATTACCACATCAAGATCAGGAAAAGTCAGTGGGAACCGCCACCGTTTTCGCAACCACAGGAGGAAGACTTGGATGACA CGAGCGAAACGTCTTCAAGCTCTGACACGAGTAGCTTGAGCTCGGACACGACCTCGGACGAGTCAGACAGTGACGATGATTTGGACGACTCCAAACTGTTGATGCAGGTGAAAAGACAGATggaaaaacaagtaaaaattgCATTACCCGCCCCTGTTAAAACCGAAGAAGATGAAGCTAGTCCCGTGGTCGAGGACAAGGAAGAAGAGACTAAACTTGAAACTCAAGTTTGTGAGGAAAATAGCGAAGAAACACCTCAGGTTGAGGAAAACAATGACGAGAAAGCGCAACCAGGGGCTAAGAAGCGACGAACTGGACTGGTCCAGGAAATTATCATTAGT CCGAGGACTGAAGAGGACCGATTGCAATTCAAGGAAGACTTGAAGcgttacaaactaaataaagaaaagttgaAGCGGGAGAAGGAAATGATCGTccagcaaacaaaaaaacacgCGAAGGAGAAGCGCAAAAGTactattaaattgaaaatgaggGAAATGAGTGATTCCAACAGCGAAACTGCCAAGAAAGTTAAGGAGGTTTTCCGTTCGAATATGGCGACTGTTGTCGTCAGTGTTCTTAACGCGTATAGAAAGCCGGATTGTAAAGAAGGGAGAATTACGAATACAGATGATTTTAAGCATTTAGCTAGAAAA TTGACTCACTTTGTTATGTTGAAAGAAATGAAACATATTGAGAAGATTGATGATTTAGTCTGCACTGAAAACGTGAAAGCGAAAGCTAAGGAATACATCCGCAAATATATGAGTAAGTTCGGAGAAAATTATCAGAAGCGAAATGATGAGCCcgattattaa
- the Pyroxd1 gene encoding pyridine nucleotide-disulfide oxidoreductase domain-containing protein 1, whose translation MEATFVVVGGGIAGVSCAETLAFLEPEKTIILISESSLIKTVTNLHAITRTLTDFDINETDSSYLTNKYLNITVVHDKLTEINDTDHFIVTSSGQIKYEFLCLCMGAEPKLIPQASSFSQIIGIRDTDSVETFVQKLKTAKTIVVVGNGGIASEVVFKIRNVDVHWVVRDKHISATFVDPGAAEFFQSALNHGKSGEEPVYKRMRYSEDSFTKSGAALGPDWYNNLSITGGKGASSTDVKIHYEAEVTNVEALENCDFPIKVALTSGLKIPCDLVVSATGVLPRRNFATLHEFARSEDGGLQVNEFMQTSLKDIYAAGDICAAGWPPAKHWFQMKLWTQARQMGCYAAKCMSAHSNNESLLQDFCFEMFAHSTKLFGYKVILLGLYNGQKLGRNYEILLRMTKEKEYIKFVLEDNKLQGAVLIGDTDLEEMCENLILNQLDLAPYGDDILNPNIDIEDYFD comes from the coding sequence ATGGAGGCGACGTTTGTGGTAGTTGGGGGAGGAATAGCTGGAGTTAGTTGTGCAGAAACTTTGGCGTTTCTGGAGCCtgagaaaacaataattttgattagtgAATCCTCCCTTATTAAGACAGTTACAAATTTACACGCAATTACGCGAACTTTGACCGATTTTGATATTAATGAAACGGATTCAAGCTATTtaacaaacaaatatttgaatattACTGTGGTCCACGATAAACTCACCGAAATCAACGACACTGACCACTTCATAGTCACGTCTAGTGGGCAAAttaaatacgaatttttgtgtttgtgtatGGGGGCTGAGCCAAAACTAATCCCCCAAGCCTCGTCTTTTTCTCAAATCATTGGTATTAGAGACACCGATTCGGTCGAAACTTTcgtacaaaaattgaaaacagcCAAGACAATTGTCGTTGTCGGTAACGGGGGCATCGCCTCAGAGGTGGTTTTCAAAATCAGAAACGTAGACGTCCACTGGGTGGTGCGTGACAAGCACATTTCCGCGACTTTCGTCGACCCTGGGGCTGCTGAATTCTTCCAATCCGCCTTAAACCACGGAAAATCGGGCGAGGAGCCGGTTTACAAAAGAATGAGATACAGTGAGGACAGCTTCACCAAATCGGGGGCCGCTTTGGGGCCTGACTGGTACAACAACCTGTCCATCACTGGGGGCAAAGGCGCCTCTAGTACCGACGTGAAAATCCACTACGAAGCCGAGGTCACAAACGTCGAAGCTTTGGAAAATTGCGATTTCCCGATTAAGGTCGCTCTAACCAGCGGTTTGAAAATCCCCTGCGACCTTGTCGTTTCCGCCACCGGGGTGCTCCCAAGACGCAACTTTGCGACTTTGCACGAGTTCGCAAGGTCCGAAGATGGGGGGCTCCAAGTCAACGAGTTCATGCAAACTTCGCTTAAAGACATCTACGCCGCGGGGGATATTTGTGCCGCCGGTTGGCCCCCAGCTAAGCACTGGTTCCAGATGAAGTTGTGGACGCAGGCGAGACAGATGGGGTGTTACGCGGCCAAGTGCATGTCAGCTCATTCGAACAACGAGAGCTTGCTGCAGGATTTTTGCTTCGAAATGTTCGCACATTCGACCAAACTTTTCGGGTATAAAGTCATCCTGCTGGGGCTTTATAACGGCCAGAAGTTGGGGCGTAAttacgaaattttgttaaGGATGACCAAGGAGAAGGAATACATCAAGTTTGTTCTCGAAGATAATAAGTTACAAGGGGCTGTTCTCATCGGCGATACAGATTTGGAGGAAATGTGCGAGAACTTAATTTTGAATCAGTTGGATCTGGCGCCTTACGGCGACGATATTTTGAACCCAAACATCGATATTGAGGATTATTTTGATTGA
- the mRpS18B gene encoding small ribosomal subunit protein mS40 encodes MAMLSSIIVKNLPENPLWKRTFTISAAFRASETALSAEPRLEVREITKDRSKPIPVETSIRYLKSAAYRQTYGDQPVWVLYRRNHKGAIPPRKTRKTCIRGDQISCGNPCPICRDEYLVLHENNVELLKQFVCEHTGSILSYSKTGLCQKKHQQLLVAIRRAVDSGLLTFDVPHRHYNYSEFYPELKQ; translated from the coding sequence ATGGCAATGTTATCCTCAATAATTGTGAAGAATTTACCCGAGAACCCCTTATGGAAACGCACTTTTACCATATCGGCAGCATTCAGAGCATCAGAAACGGCCTTATCTGCTGAGCCAAGGCTCGAAGTTCGCGAAATAACCAAAGACCGCTCGAAACCCATCCCCGTTGAGACAAGTATAAGGTACCTAAAGAGCGCCGCTTACCGGCAAACGTACGGCGACCAGCCTGTGTGGGTCCTGTACCGACGAAACCACAAAGGGGCTATCCCCCCCAGGAAAACACGGAAAACCTGCATTCGGGGGGACCAAATTTCGTGCGGGAACCCCTGTCCCATCTGCCGGGACGAGTACTTGGTTTTACACGAAAATAACGTAGAATTGCTTAAACAGTTCGTCTGTGAACACACTGGTAGTATTTTGAGTTATTCCAAAACTGGGTTGTGCCAAAAGAAGCACCAACAGTTGCTAGTGGCGATTCGAAGGGCTGTGGACAGCGGACTGCTCACCTTTGATGTGCCGCACCGACACTACAATTATTCCGAATTTTACCCCGAACTGAAGCAATAA
- the LOC662298 gene encoding serine/threonine-protein phosphatase 1 regulatory subunit 10, whose translation MPRIDPFQLLKCLSVLLGPEGGILSQDEVPRLVNLMTKFSKKLVSKCVYILILKSTEQSLVNLFMAEGGWNLIHNWLQDAIHVSNWDLVKEILSLLLVTPVDVERLKLNNIPKLVKSLSKLDEVKGVQELSTQLVHDWLVIVKGNNKPEETAVTQAVEAVKTENDASGTPLSSDNIDTVDSSQIKPSDDPPDEAISTNTFYKVTVRDGKQVISRTASVDGSHDAPTEAASAEPPEPVEIKKEIKEEKLDDKKSSDKSKSKSRSSSSSKHSSSSRSKSSSSKSSSSKDRHKSSSSKSSSRDKDRDRDRDKTKKDKANGAKVTSKDKTESKEKQAEKDKDTLAKIKPQSIDKLGRIPKKTDDKTKENKEVKKPTMSIEVRKNTEERPKTVKVFNSKRRSTGLEEEAKPPPPRPTKKPPVALPPSIPQKRTSPVKELPTPPEKKFKMEIPERPGAIKLIPPKPKPPVLQESDIFMDALAASATSKKEPKKRKRRPSVTKDTPSSPTTQEPQTPTSPVTSPIGLKNIAAPNFYQDTLQTEQTDEKDENKEETERSGTPIEEDERPRTDGGLKGVLVYTKKKGPKKSVKFNDNNLTQVRFFELDETERVNVTKNFMDMAKMEMTSEREALQMSRKLPNEDIMEPQTMWRLPYLIDLPDPLAAPGCKSLEKDIQFAREKSVLQALYFDKRKIPDSPEEPVPETHQMSDPINIPLEDADSQEMDLRNTPWPEPKGSPPPMQENLPPQIFSNMAVPFQNFQPPAFQGMPPRFGPQNGPFGGPPNMMPNGNIMGPPPDMMHQGPLNPNAFGPENFNNPMMNDNNFPMPFNPPNMGMFPPNNFNMNRGRGGFRRGGNNGPWIRMNGPGNWNNRGGGGRGRLCKNVKNHGYCRNMDKCPFIHPK comes from the exons ATG ccGCGCATCGATCCCTTCCAGCTGCTGAAATGCTTGTCGGTGCTTTTAGGCCCGGAAGGGGGCATTCTTTCGCAAGACGAAGTACCGCGCCTTGTCAA CTTGATGActaagttttcgaaaaaattagtCAGCAAATGTGTATATATTTTGATACTTAAAAGCACGGAACAATCATTAGTCAATTTGTTTATGGCTGAAGGTGGTTGGAATTTGATACACAATTGGTTACAAGATGCGATTCATGTCTCAAATTGGGACCTCGTCAAAGAGATTTTAAGCCTACTTTTGGTTACGCCTGTTGACGTTGAGAGATTGAAGTTGAACAATATCCCAAAATTGGTTAAAAGTTTGTCAAAGCTTGATGAAGTTAAAG GAGTTCAAGAGTTGTCCACGCAACTTGTTCACGATTGGTTAGTGATAGTTAAAGGCAATAATAAACCAGAAGAAACGGCGGTAACTCAAGCTGTTGAAGCAGTAAAGACTGAAAATGATGCGTCTGGCACGCCTCTTAGCTCTGATAACATTGACACTGTAGATAGTTCACAAATAAAACCGTCAGATGATCCACCAGATGAAGCAATATCTACAAACACATTTTATAAAGTTACTGTTCGAGATGGTAAACAGGTGATCAGTAGAACAGCTTCTGTTGACGGCAGTCATGACGCTCCAACAGAAGCGGCCTCTGCTGAGCCACCGGAACCGGTTGAAATTAAGAAAGAAATAAAGGAAGAGAAATTAGATGATAAAAAGTCGAGCGATAAAAGTAAATCAAAAAGTCGGTCTAGTTCGTCGTCAAAACATAGCTCTTCAAGTCGGTCAAAAAGCAGTAGTAGCAAGAGCAGCAGTAGTAAAGATAGGCACAAATCTAGCAGTTCAAAGAGTAGTAGTAGGGACAAAGACAGAGATAGGGACAGAGATAAGACGAAAAAAGATAAGGCTAACGGAGCTAAAGTCACTAGCAAAGATAAAACTGAGTCTAAAGAGAAACAAGCGGAGAAAGATAAAGACACTCTTGCCAAGATCAAGCCGCAAAGTATTGATAAATTAGGCCGAATCCCCAAAAAGACTGACGATAAAacgaaagaaaataaagaagttaAGAAACCCACTATGTCTATCGAGGTCAGAAAAAATACAGAAGAGCGCCCTAAAACAGTCAAAGTCTTTAATTCAAAACGGCGGTCGACCGGTTTAGAGGAGGAAGCGAAACCGCCTCCACCGAGGCCCACGAAGAAACCGCCAGTTGCACTACCACCCAGCATTCCCCAGAAGAGGACGTCGCCCGTTAAAGAGCTCCCGACACCTCCagagaagaaatttaaaatggaaATACCGGAACGACCAGGGGCCATTAAATTAATACCACCAAAACCAAAAC CGCCGGTGTTACAAGAAAGCGACATATTCATGGACGCTCTTGCGGCTTCAGCAACGTCGAAAAAAGAGCCCAAGAAGCGGAAACGACGTCCGAGTGTCACAAAAGACACTCCAAGTTCCCCAACAACGCAAGAACCCCAAACACCAACATCGCCCGTCACCTCGCCCATCGGTTTGAAAAATATCGCGGCGCCAAACTTCTACCAGGACACTTTACAAACGGAACAAACCGACGAAAAGGACGAAAACAAGGAAGAAACCGAACGGTCGGGCACCCCGATCGAAGAGGACGAGCGGCCGCGGACGGACGGCGGCCTCAAGGGCGTCCTGGTCTACACCAAGAAGAAAGGACCGAAAAAATCGGTCAAATTCAACGACAACAACTTAACACAAGTGCGCTTCTTCGAACTGGACGAAACCGAGCGAGTGAATGTAACGAAGAACTTCATGGACATGGCGAAGATGGAGATGACGAGCGAGCGCGAAGCGCTGCAAATGTCGCGGAAACTGCCAAACGAGGACATAATGGAGCCCCAAACGATGTGGCGGCTGCCGTACCTGATCGACTTACCCGACCCCCTGGCAGCCCCCGGTTGCAAAAGTTTGGAGAAAGACATACAATTCGCCCGGGAAAAGAGCGTGCTCCAGGCCCTGTACTTCGACAAGCGGAAAATTCCGGATAGTCCGGAAGAACCAGTCCCGGAGACGCACCAAATGAGCGACCCCATCAACATTCCACTTGAGGACGCGGACAGTCAGGAGATGGACCTGCGGAACACCCCCTGGCCGGAGCCGAAGGGGTCGCCGCCCCCCATGCAGGAGAATCTGCCCCCGCAGATATTCTCCAACATGGCGGTGCCTTTCCAGAACTTCCAGCCCCCGGCGTTCCAGGGCATGCCGCCGAGGTTTGGCCCCCAGAACGGGCCGTTCGGGGGCCCTCCGAATATGATGCCCAATGGGAATATCATGGGGCCGCCCCCGGACATGATGCACCAAGGGCCGCTTAACCCGAACGCCTTCGGGCCGGAGAATTTCAACAATCCCATGATGAATGACAATAATTTCCCCATGCCGTTTAACCCCCCGAATATGGGGATGTTTCCGccgaataattttaatatgaaCAGAGGGAGAGGGGGCTTCAGGAGAGGGGGTAATAATGGGCCGTGGATTAGGATGAACGGGCCCGGAAATTGGAACAATCGGGGCGGTGGGGGCAGGGGGCGCCTGTGCAAAAACGTGAAAAATCATGGATATTGTAGGAATATGGATAAGTGCCCCTTTATCCACCCCAAATGA